GCCTGTGAAGCGGGGAAGGATAATGTTCGAGATCGCCGGAGTCCCCAGGGAGACAGTGGTAGAGGCGTTCCGCACCGCGTCTCACAAGCTTCCGGTAAAGGTGCGCCTTGTTGAGAGGGAAGGCTTTGGTGGTGAATGAAGATGGAGAGCAAGAATTTACGCGATCTCACAATCGACGAGCTGAACGAGAAGCATCGGCAGTACAAGGAAGAGCTGTTCAACCTCCGTTTTCAGAACGCGATAGGCCAGCTCAAGAACACAAACAGGATAAAGGATGTCCGAAAGACGATCGCGCGTGTGCTTACGATCGTGCGTGAGAAGCAGATGGCCGGCGATCTACCCGCCGGAAGGAGGTAGCCCCAATGGAAGAGCGGAAGCCTCACCGCAAGGTCCGCACCGGTACGGTCGTCAGCGACAGGATGGACAAGAGCGTGACGGTCAGGGTCGAGCGGTATGAAAAACACCCCCTCTACGGCAAGAGGATCAGAAGGGCGAAGAAGTACATGGCTCACGACGAGAAGAACGAGTGCAGGGTCGGCGACCTCGTGACCATAGGCGAGACCCGCCCTCTCAGCAAGAGAAAGTGCTGGGAGCTTCTTGAGATAGTGCGCAAGGCACCGGTCTTCGACGAAGTCACGGAGAGCGGCGGGGAGGCGTAGACGATGATCAGGTTTACGACTGTTCTTAACGTCGCGGACAACTCCGGCGCCAAGAAGCTGTTCTGCATCCAGGTCCTCGGGGGCAGCGGACGCAAGTACGCGTCTATCGGCGACCTCATCGTGGCATCGGTCAGGGAGGCCATCCCCAACAGCAACATCACCAAGGGGACGGTCGTCAGAGCCGTCATAGTCAGGACAAAAAAGGAGATCCGCCGTGTGGACGGCACCTACGTCCGTTTCGACGACAACGCCGCGGTGATCATCGACAACAACGGCGACCCCAAGGGCACCCGAATTTTCGGGCCAGTGGGCAGGGAGCTGAGGGCGAAAAAGTATATGAGGATCCTCTCCCTGGCCCCGGAAGTCGTCTGATGGAGGGTTTGGCATTATGAGCAAGATGAGGCTTAAAAAGGGCGACCGGGTAAAGGTCATCTCCGGCAAGGACGCGGGCAAGGAGGGTAAGATCCTTCGCTACATCCGCGCCAGGGACCTTCTGCTGATCGAGGGAGTGAACATGGTCTCGAAGCACGTCAAGCCGTCGCAGAAGGATCCGAGGTCCGGCATCGTCAAGCAGGAGGCGCCGATATATGCCTGCAAGGCCATGCTCGTCTGTCCTGCGTGCGGCGCGGCCACCCGCGTAGGCCGGGGCTTTCTTGAGAACGGCAAAAAAGTGCGCATTTGCAAGGCCTGCGGCGAGATCGTGGACCATGTGTAAGGAGGTAGCGTGAATGGCCCCCCGGCTGCAAGAAAAATTTAGAAACGATGTTTCGCCCAAGCTGGCGAAGGAGTTCGGGTACAAGAACACGATGCAGATTCCGCGCGTCAAGAAGATAGTCATCAACATCGGAGTGGGCGACGCGAAGCTTGACATCAAGTTCATGGACGCTGCGATGGCGGAGCTTGGCGCCATCACCGGTCAGCGTCCGTTGCTGAAGAGAGCGAAGAGATCCATCGCCGGATTCAAGCTGAGAGAGGGGATGCCCGTGGGATGCTCCGTGACCCTCAGAGGCGACCGCATGTGGGAGTTCCTCGACCGGCTCGTCACTCTGGCGCTCCCCGCGATAAAGGACTTCCAGGGAGTACCGCGCCGTGGATTCGATGGAAGGGGCAACTACAACCTGGGGCTCAGGGAGCAGCTCATCTTCCCCGAGATCAGCTACGACCAGGTCATCCGCACGCGGGGCATGAACGTCTCCATCGAGACGACGGCGAACACGGACGAGGAAGCCCAGGCGCTTCTGCGCGAGCTGGGATTCCCGTTCTCAAGATAGAAGGGGGAGACGAGAATGGCAAGAAAGGCAATCAGGCACAAGGCGACGCTGCCCCCGAAGTTCTCGGTGCGAAAGTACAACAGGTGTCCGCTGTGCGGCC
The genomic region above belongs to Synergistaceae bacterium and contains:
- the rpsQ gene encoding 30S ribosomal protein S17 — its product is MEERKPHRKVRTGTVVSDRMDKSVTVRVERYEKHPLYGKRIRRAKKYMAHDEKNECRVGDLVTIGETRPLSKRKCWELLEIVRKAPVFDEVTESGGEA
- the rplE gene encoding 50S ribosomal protein L5, whose protein sequence is MAPRLQEKFRNDVSPKLAKEFGYKNTMQIPRVKKIVINIGVGDAKLDIKFMDAAMAELGAITGQRPLLKRAKRSIAGFKLREGMPVGCSVTLRGDRMWEFLDRLVTLALPAIKDFQGVPRRGFDGRGNYNLGLREQLIFPEISYDQVIRTRGMNVSIETTANTDEEAQALLRELGFPFSR
- the rplN gene encoding 50S ribosomal protein L14, producing MIRFTTVLNVADNSGAKKLFCIQVLGGSGRKYASIGDLIVASVREAIPNSNITKGTVVRAVIVRTKKEIRRVDGTYVRFDDNAAVIIDNNGDPKGTRIFGPVGRELRAKKYMRILSLAPEVV
- the rpmC gene encoding 50S ribosomal protein L29, which encodes MESKNLRDLTIDELNEKHRQYKEELFNLRFQNAIGQLKNTNRIKDVRKTIARVLTIVREKQMAGDLPAGRR
- a CDS encoding 50S ribosomal protein L24; the encoded protein is MRLKKGDRVKVISGKDAGKEGKILRYIRARDLLLIEGVNMVSKHVKPSQKDPRSGIVKQEAPIYACKAMLVCPACGAATRVGRGFLENGKKVRICKACGEIVDHV